A window of Prolixibacter sp. SD074 contains these coding sequences:
- a CDS encoding glycosyltransferase encodes MKKKVVIIGTAWPFRGGLAAYNERLAREFQSAGYEVRIETFTLQYPNFLFPGKTQYADWEAPADINIQATVNSINPLNWLKVGNRIRKEAPDIVIFKYWLPFMAPCFGTIGRRVRKNKKTKVIAIADNIIPHEPRPGDKPFTHFFTKAVDGFVAMSKSVFNDIAKFDRNKPRGLCPHPLFDNFGAPLSREEAIKSLELDPNFRYLLFFGFIRDYKGLDWLLEAFADERLRKFPVRLLVAGEFYSPPDSYLKLIEKLQLNENLILHTDFIADSEVAKYFSVADMIVQPYKSATQSGVTQIGYHFEKPMLVTDVGGLSEIIPDQKVGYVVQPNVKAIADALVDFYENSRQSEFEEQVKEEKKKYSWKRMVGIISEVYQQIV; translated from the coding sequence TTGAAGAAAAAAGTCGTCATTATCGGAACCGCATGGCCGTTCAGAGGCGGACTGGCCGCATACAACGAGCGTCTTGCCCGTGAATTTCAGTCCGCTGGATACGAGGTTCGCATCGAAACGTTTACCCTGCAGTATCCCAACTTTCTTTTCCCTGGGAAAACTCAATATGCAGATTGGGAAGCACCGGCAGATATCAATATCCAGGCCACGGTTAATTCCATTAATCCGCTCAACTGGTTAAAAGTAGGCAACCGCATCCGGAAAGAAGCTCCCGACATTGTTATTTTTAAGTACTGGCTGCCCTTTATGGCGCCCTGCTTTGGCACCATTGGCCGGAGAGTTCGGAAGAACAAAAAAACAAAGGTAATTGCAATTGCCGACAATATCATTCCGCACGAACCACGTCCGGGAGATAAACCATTCACGCATTTCTTCACCAAGGCAGTTGATGGATTTGTGGCCATGTCGAAGAGTGTTTTCAACGACATTGCAAAATTCGACCGGAACAAACCCCGGGGCCTTTGCCCTCATCCGCTTTTCGATAATTTCGGAGCTCCGCTTTCGCGGGAAGAAGCCATCAAATCGCTGGAGTTGGATCCTAATTTTCGATACCTTCTTTTCTTTGGCTTTATTCGTGATTACAAAGGACTCGACTGGCTATTGGAAGCTTTTGCAGATGAAAGGCTACGAAAATTCCCGGTCAGACTACTGGTTGCCGGAGAATTTTACTCTCCCCCTGATAGTTATCTAAAGCTTATTGAAAAACTTCAACTGAATGAAAATCTCATTCTTCATACGGATTTCATCGCTGACAGTGAAGTTGCAAAATATTTTAGCGTGGCAGATATGATCGTTCAACCGTACAAGTCGGCTACGCAAAGTGGCGTGACACAAATCGGCTACCACTTCGAGAAGCCCATGCTGGTAACCGATGTGGGGGGTTTGTCCGAAATTATTCCTGACCAAAAAGTGGGCTACGTGGTGCAACCAAATGTGAAAGCCATTGCCGATGCGCTGGTTGATTTTTATGAAAATAGCCGTCAGTCAGAATTTGAAGAACAAGTTAAAGAAGAGAAGAAAAAATATTCATGGAAGCGGATGGTGGGAATCATCAGCGAAGTTTATCAACAAATCGTTTAG
- a CDS encoding dehydrogenase: MIIRSKAPLRIGLAGGGSDVSPYSDLYGGAILNATISMYAYATIEPRNDGKIVLNAIDKGEYLTLTSIKQLSIDGRLDLLKGIYNRVVRDFSKEPLSFTLTTFVDAPPGSGLGSSSTLVAAVLGAFTEWLKLPLGEYDIAQLAYAIERVDLNQAGGKQDQYAATFGGVNFMEFYKEDKVIVNPLRISQRVLDELAFNLVLYYTETSRLSSTIIEQQRENVTKNNISSIEAMHNIKRQAILMKEALLKSNLDQVGKILDFGWQNKKKMAEGISNPQIDEIYATALKAGATGGKISGAGGGGFMFFYCPGNTRYQVVERLLKFGGQVKRYGFTKHGLSTWTS; encoded by the coding sequence ATGATCATCCGAAGTAAAGCCCCGTTGCGTATTGGGCTGGCCGGTGGCGGCTCCGATGTTTCGCCTTACTCCGACCTGTACGGCGGCGCCATCCTGAATGCCACCATCAGCATGTACGCCTATGCCACCATCGAACCCCGGAACGACGGGAAGATTGTTCTGAATGCTATCGATAAAGGTGAATATCTCACCTTAACTTCTATAAAGCAATTGAGCATCGATGGCCGGCTCGATTTGCTGAAAGGCATTTACAACCGGGTCGTGCGCGACTTCAGCAAAGAGCCACTATCATTTACCCTCACCACTTTCGTGGATGCACCTCCCGGTTCAGGTTTGGGCTCCTCTTCAACATTGGTAGCAGCCGTTCTCGGGGCTTTCACCGAATGGTTAAAACTTCCGCTTGGCGAATACGACATTGCCCAACTGGCCTATGCCATCGAACGTGTCGACTTAAATCAGGCGGGAGGAAAGCAGGACCAGTATGCCGCAACCTTTGGCGGGGTAAACTTTATGGAGTTTTACAAAGAAGACAAGGTCATTGTCAATCCATTGCGTATCAGTCAGCGGGTATTGGACGAACTGGCTTTCAATCTTGTCCTTTACTATACCGAAACAAGTCGCTTATCTTCGACCATCATCGAGCAGCAGCGGGAAAATGTAACCAAAAACAATATCTCTTCCATCGAAGCCATGCACAACATTAAGCGACAGGCCATTTTGATGAAGGAAGCGTTATTGAAAAGCAATTTGGATCAGGTGGGTAAGATTCTCGATTTTGGATGGCAGAACAAGAAAAAAATGGCGGAAGGGATTTCCAATCCGCAAATTGACGAAATTTACGCCACTGCATTAAAGGCAGGAGCTACCGGGGGAAAAATCTCGGGAGCCGGTGGTGGTGGATTTATGTTTTTTTATTGTCCGGGAAACACACGCTACCAGGTAGTGGAGCGCCTGCTTAAATTTGGTGGACAGGTAAAACGGTATGGTTTTACCAAACACGGCCTGAGTACCTGGACCAGTTAA
- a CDS encoding SIS domain-containing protein — MIRKRITEALEVKQRILKNDQLLAKIELAAALITRTYREGGKVLFCGNGGSAADAQHLAAELSGRFYLDREPLDAEACHVNTSFLTAVANDYDFASSYARYVKASGRKGDVLVGISTSGNSENIVKAMETAQSKSMHTIAMTGENGGKLKALANILLNVPSTDTPRIQEAHILMGHIFCEIVENNLFGQPGN; from the coding sequence ATGATACGAAAACGCATAACCGAAGCATTAGAAGTAAAACAGCGCATCCTGAAAAATGATCAGCTGCTTGCCAAAATAGAACTGGCTGCTGCGTTGATTACCCGTACCTACCGGGAAGGAGGAAAAGTTCTTTTCTGTGGAAACGGCGGAAGCGCTGCCGATGCGCAACACCTGGCTGCCGAACTCTCCGGCCGGTTTTATCTCGACCGCGAACCACTCGATGCAGAAGCCTGCCATGTGAATACGTCGTTTTTAACAGCTGTCGCCAATGATTACGATTTTGCATCAAGCTATGCCCGATACGTTAAAGCAAGCGGGAGAAAAGGCGATGTGCTGGTAGGCATTTCCACCAGTGGGAACTCGGAAAATATCGTGAAGGCGATGGAAACTGCGCAAAGCAAAAGTATGCACACCATAGCGATGACGGGCGAAAACGGCGGAAAACTGAAAGCGCTGGCTAATATCTTACTCAATGTTCCTTCAACCGATACGCCACGCATTCAGGAAGCCCACATACTGATGGGACATATTTTCTGCGAAATCGTAGAAAATAACCTGTTTGGTCAACCAGGTAATTAA
- a CDS encoding nucleotidyltransferase family protein, producing the protein MKTVEAIILAGGLGTRLQDVVYDMPKPMAAINGKPFLSYLLNELSLQGVERAILSVGYKYKMIEAYFGHRYAGMELKYAIEPEPLGTGGGIKLAMNHVKGERVFLLNGDTFFKVPLSELETFHLNGNFALTLAVKELIDFDRYGCVEISGGKIRAFHEKQKVEQGFINGGVYLMEKDILLKGNYPNKFSFEKDFLEKQIQPGQISCGAFPANGYFLDIGIPETYEQAQNDFRRLDSGE; encoded by the coding sequence ATGAAAACCGTTGAAGCCATTATATTAGCCGGCGGGTTGGGTACCCGCCTTCAGGATGTTGTTTACGATATGCCCAAACCCATGGCCGCGATAAACGGCAAACCGTTCCTCTCCTATCTTCTGAATGAACTGTCATTACAGGGGGTTGAGCGAGCCATTTTGTCGGTAGGATACAAATACAAAATGATTGAAGCCTATTTCGGACACCGTTATGCCGGAATGGAACTAAAATATGCCATCGAGCCCGAACCGCTTGGAACCGGTGGCGGAATAAAACTGGCAATGAACCACGTGAAAGGAGAACGGGTCTTTCTTCTCAACGGAGATACGTTTTTCAAAGTACCGCTGTCTGAATTGGAAACTTTTCACCTGAACGGCAACTTTGCTTTAACGTTGGCAGTGAAAGAATTGATCGATTTTGATCGGTACGGATGCGTGGAAATCAGTGGTGGGAAAATTCGGGCATTCCACGAAAAACAAAAGGTAGAGCAGGGCTTTATTAATGGCGGCGTTTACCTGATGGAAAAAGATATCCTGCTGAAAGGAAATTATCCGAACAAATTTTCATTTGAAAAGGACTTCCTGGAAAAACAGATTCAGCCTGGACAAATTTCCTGCGGAGCTTTTCCGGCCAACGGGTATTTTCTGGATATCGGTATCCCGGAAACCTACGAGCAGGCGCAAAATGACTTTCGCCGGCTGGACAGTGGCGAATAG